The Metallosphaera hakonensis JCM 8857 = DSM 7519 genome includes the window GTAAGTCCTCAATTTAGATATGAAATACTCCGCAGTAATTAATATTCTTATGCCGGTATCAAGTTCGCGGGAGGTTTAGGGTAGATTTATATATTACACCTTGCCGGGATTCATATGGATAGCCTATCCAATAAATTAAAGATTCTCGAGTCGTCTCTGCCATCATACCTTGTCCTTAGCGAATCCCTATCCTCAATAGCTCCGTTGAGCTCGGTAGCTGCTTACTTAACTATTACATTGGCAATATCTGGTTCATCGAGCGCTCTAGCATCTCTCATGGGCGTTGGGATTTACGGGTTTTGGGTTTATGTGGGCTATCAACTGGCCAAGCTTTTCCCCTCAGAGGGGGGAACTTATACTTTCTCGAGGCAGATGTACTCTGAGAGAATTGCTTCAGCGGTAGGGTGGGTATATTGGGGTAGTTATATGTTTTACATGATCTCTACTTCTACCTACGCATCCAGCGTACTTCTCCCCCTATTTGGAGTCTCTGGACTATACGCTCGATTAGCGGAAATAATTCTCCCCTCTTTGATTATTCTTATGATGATAAGTGGGATCAGACCACCTCTCTATTACAGCCTCGTGACATCAATGATTGAAATAATTATCATCTATGTTCTGGGCATCTCAGTTTTGAGGGAGACCGGGGTGTCTTTATCTCCATTTCTACCCCAGGAGAATTTCTCGAAATTGGTGAGCGGGGCATTAGCGACTTCGTTTACCGTAGCTGGTGGTGGGGCTTCCTTCTTCTTGGGAAAAGAGGCCCGAGGGAAAGGTAGAGATGTAAGTAAATCTTTCTTGATAGCTTTCGTGTTATCCTCTTCCGCGATTGTTTTCTCCTCGTTTTACTTGGTTAAGGCAGGGGAGCTAGAACCCCAAATTATTGGCTCCGGATTTCCCGGTCTACTAGCTGCTAGAACTTTCGAGGGAGTGAGCTTTGAAGAGGTCATGTTCATATTGACTTTCAATAGCGTGATCGGATCGTTAATTTCTGCTTATGTGGCTCTATCTCGACTTTCCTTTTCATTGACAGGATGGCCTCTCTCTAAGTCCATTGGCCTGATAGGGGCTCTGTTTCTTCTCCTTGATTCCCTTATTGCCATCTCGGGAGACCCGGCTCAATGGTATATCTACTTCTTTATAGCCTCCCTATTCACGCTCTTGAGTGCGCACATAGCTCTCTCCTTAGGATTCATTAAGGTCAGAAGGAAGTCGAATTTTTCTTACCTAAAGCTAATACCAGGCCCCATTGCAGGAATTCTAATTACAGCGAGTCTTTTCTTCCTTTACGAGAGCCTCGGGGACTTGGTGATTATCGGAATAGTCGTAACTTGCTTATTGGGTATTTTCGGCTTCATCCATAAAACTCGGGGCTTACGGGGGAAGGGAAACTTCGTTCATCAAGGAGACTAATAGTTTCCTATTTCTATGTGGAGATAAGGAAAAGCGTAATATTCGATGACTCTCTTAAAAATGATCACCATTTAATATATTATACGTGAGACTTCCCGAAGCTATAATTGAAATTGGAAGAGAGACAAGAAATGAAACAAACGACGCCTTAGAGGGAAAGCTATCCGTAGAAGAGATTGTTCAAATCAGGCTGGAAACTGCAGACTTCTACATGGAAAGGGCTAAGGATTTAGTGAAGACCTCCCATATATTAGCGAGCGAGATGCTCTTCAAGTCCATTGCGGAGGGCATTAAGGCACTAGGAGACTATTTCGGAGTTAAGAGAGATCTGAGAGAATTACCACTCTTCCTCTCAGATATCCTAGGAGAATGGGTAGAGAATGCCTGGGAGATCGGAAAGAGGCTCCATTATGACGGCTACATCTTCGAATTCCTTCAGAGGGATGACGTAGAACAATACATTAAGTTCGTCGACGAATTCCTGGCCAATTGCAAAACGGCCGTACTTTATTGATCTTGACCATTAGTCTGTTTAATTACGCTCAGATTTATACTGTTCATGAGGGTGTTCGTAGAGAAGTTTCCGCCAGAAAATATACCCGTCACATAGAATTGGACCTGATACACTCCCTTGTGAAGGTGAATTAACGCTGACGGTGATGATGAAGTTAATACCACTACTCTATGGTCGTCTTTGTTCAACCCTAGAATCGCTATCACATATAAGGACTTTACAGAGCTTATGTTGTTATTTAACTTGATTAAGTACACGCCCGAGTGATCAATCACAAACGTCTCGGTGAAGTTTAAGCTAAACGATCGACCTTGCTGGACAGGTATAGTGGTGGTGTTTATGAGTTTCACAGATGAGTAAACCGTGAAACCCAATGCAACTAAAAGCATTATGATGATGATGTAAGTTCTCACCTGGTACCACCCTTCGCCACATATCTAACTTTCCCTTTCTCCCTTATCTCCTCTATCATACCCATGTTCACCAACCTCTTCACTCTTCTGTACACTGTTGTGCGTGGAAGTAAGGAGACCTCGGAGATCTTATTCAGATTGTCGGCGCCGGATTTTATTGCCTCAAGTATCTTAATGTCTCTATCGTCTAGATCATTGGATTGAACCAGCTGGGGGGAAGGCCTCCTCCTAAAGAGGAGGTATCCTAGGTATGCCGTGATTCCACTGCTAACCGCTGTGGAATAAACGTAAGGATTCTCTGTGAAAACGTTCTGATCAACCAGGTAATATGCTATTGTTACATTGCCAGTATCGAAGGTTATATTGAGCTCGTTTCCCTCTTGAATAAGTGACGAGGGTACAGGTTCCATATATGTTATTCGAGAATTAAGGGGAAGTAATACCGTTACCTTAGAAACGTTAGGTTCATCGATGGAAAGGATCCCTTG containing:
- a CDS encoding amino acid permease, producing the protein MDSLSNKLKILESSLPSYLVLSESLSSIAPLSSVAAYLTITLAISGSSSALASLMGVGIYGFWVYVGYQLAKLFPSEGGTYTFSRQMYSERIASAVGWVYWGSYMFYMISTSTYASSVLLPLFGVSGLYARLAEIILPSLIILMMISGIRPPLYYSLVTSMIEIIIIYVLGISVLRETGVSLSPFLPQENFSKLVSGALATSFTVAGGGASFFLGKEARGKGRDVSKSFLIAFVLSSSAIVFSSFYLVKAGELEPQIIGSGFPGLLAARTFEGVSFEEVMFILTFNSVIGSLISAYVALSRLSFSLTGWPLSKSIGLIGALFLLLDSLIAISGDPAQWYIYFFIASLFTLLSAHIALSLGFIKVRRKSNFSYLKLIPGPIAGILITASLFFLYESLGDLVIIGIVVTCLLGIFGFIHKTRGLRGKGNFVHQGD
- a CDS encoding PaREP1 family protein, with the protein product MRLPEAIIEIGRETRNETNDALEGKLSVEEIVQIRLETADFYMERAKDLVKTSHILASEMLFKSIAEGIKALGDYFGVKRDLRELPLFLSDILGEWVENAWEIGKRLHYDGYIFEFLQRDDVEQYIKFVDEFLANCKTAVLY
- a CDS encoding helix-turn-helix transcriptional regulator, giving the protein MRNKLMILLVALLLLVPVIGAQVNAVLSYNGTVILDFQTREWIYVPANWTLITTQGVTRSGNYISPMYTPAQVQFKVKTQGILSIDEPNVSKVTVLLPLNSRITYMEPVPSSLIQEGNELNITFDTGNVTIAYYLVDQNVFTENPYVYSTAVSSGITAYLGYLLFRRRPSPQLVQSNDLDDRDIKILEAIKSGADNLNKISEVSLLPRTTVYRRVKRLVNMGMIEEIREKGKVRYVAKGGTR